A single Leptolyngbya subtilissima AS-A7 DNA region contains:
- a CDS encoding pentapeptide repeat-containing protein, with protein sequence MDIQQFLHEYNRGDRNFSGVRFHGADLRGATLSGIDLSGADLSQADLSGADLSRANLERANVTDAELIGADLSGANLKHINLIGADLERANLVGADLSYADLRTANLEQADLQGAILREVALSGANLSHATLTNAWVENTDLTSVELDDTSGNWVRSSDAGDAATSSRWISWGLH encoded by the coding sequence ATGGATATTCAACAGTTTTTGCACGAATACAACCGAGGCGATCGCAACTTTTCAGGCGTTCGTTTTCATGGGGCCGATCTGCGCGGTGCCACCCTCAGCGGCATCGACCTCAGTGGGGCCGATCTGTCTCAGGCTGACCTCAGCGGGGCCGACCTCTCGCGGGCCAATCTAGAGCGGGCCAACGTGACCGACGCCGAGCTGATTGGGGCCGACCTCAGCGGGGCCAATCTCAAGCACATCAATTTAATTGGGGCCGACTTGGAGCGGGCCAACCTGGTTGGGGCCGACCTCAGCTACGCCGACCTGCGCACGGCTAATTTAGAACAGGCCGATCTCCAGGGCGCAATTTTGCGTGAGGTAGCCCTCAGCGGTGCTAACCTCTCCCACGCCACCCTAACCAACGCCTGGGTTGAAAACACCGATCTCACCTCAGTCGAACTGGATGATACCAGTGGCAACTGGGTTAGGTCATCCGATGCTGGCGATGCTGCTACAAGCTCCCGATGGATCTCTTGGGGGCTGCACTAG
- a CDS encoding fatty acid desaturase produces the protein MTAIFETSARAADVNPYGDLTLKQVIQTIPKAYFQKDPRKAWAAVALSVGAVTLGYVAIAFSPWFLLPFAWFLTGTALTGFFVVGHDCGHRSFANRRWVNNWLGHIMFLPLIYPFHSWRLLHDIHHRHTNDMEIDNAWAPWSKEEYSGAGGFLQAVYRSMRSWLWWLASVAHWGALHFDLRNFEPRDHGKVKRSIAAVVVFALVFFPTLFYFAGPWGVVKFWLMPWLGYHFWMSTFTLVHHTIPEIQFRYGDTWNEVESQLSGTLHCDYPKWIEVLCHDINVHVPHHVSVGIPSYNLRPAYAALKENWGPLMKETKFSWELMQTITTRCHIYHPERAYETFRELGQ, from the coding sequence TTGACTGCAATTTTTGAGACTTCCGCCAGAGCTGCGGATGTGAACCCTTACGGCGACCTGACCCTAAAGCAGGTTATTCAAACTATTCCTAAAGCTTATTTTCAAAAAGATCCGCGCAAAGCTTGGGCAGCTGTAGCGCTCAGCGTAGGGGCTGTAACCCTAGGATATGTAGCGATCGCCTTTTCCCCCTGGTTTTTACTCCCCTTTGCCTGGTTTTTGACCGGCACCGCCCTAACGGGCTTTTTTGTGGTGGGCCACGACTGCGGCCACCGTTCCTTTGCTAACCGCCGCTGGGTCAACAACTGGCTGGGGCACATCATGTTTCTGCCGCTGATTTACCCCTTCCACAGCTGGCGGCTGCTGCACGACATTCACCACCGCCACACCAACGATATGGAGATCGACAACGCCTGGGCACCGTGGAGCAAGGAAGAATACTCCGGTGCGGGTGGCTTCTTGCAGGCCGTATATCGGTCTATGCGGAGCTGGCTGTGGTGGCTGGCGTCAGTGGCTCACTGGGGCGCACTGCACTTTGATCTGCGCAATTTTGAACCCCGCGACCACGGTAAGGTCAAGCGCTCGATCGCGGCGGTGGTGGTCTTTGCGCTGGTGTTTTTCCCCACTCTATTTTACTTTGCCGGCCCCTGGGGTGTCGTGAAATTTTGGCTGATGCCCTGGCTGGGCTACCACTTCTGGATGAGCACGTTTACGCTAGTGCACCACACCATCCCTGAAATTCAGTTTCGCTACGGCGACACCTGGAATGAGGTGGAGTCGCAGCTCTCCGGAACACTCCACTGCGACTATCCCAAGTGGATCGAGGTGCTGTGCCACGATATAAACGTCCATGTTCCCCACCATGTTTCGGTAGGAATTCCGTCCTACAACCTAAGGCCCGCCTACGCGGCGCTAAAGGAAAACTGGGGCCCTCTCATGAAGGAAACTAAGTTTTCCTGGGAACTGATGCAGACGATCACGACCCGCTGCCATATCTATCATCCTGAGCGGGCCTACGAAACGTTTCGGGAGCTAGGGCAATAG
- a CDS encoding DUF3747 domain-containing protein: MPTLDSKPTPHTAAPTAMALLSRPLKTFLTTAAVVLTGLAAAPMARAQQFDQQPIDPNLAVAIASPVRNGAFYSLMILTQVPNQRQCWQEQGQAGGPVTVDPLLLNFDFTGACDRSTDGNGYSVRINGQDLRVHYRLEVSARQNDLVLFARPTRDRSAPPIEIGRTNGRTDGFLKIQLNPGWQMTRRTYNGQPVGHIYLTHDAPLDVRLAAGAAPPLSQTPNTPPAARPTTPPMTSPPPPPSSTVATGNYFRVVVPITGPNTLQQVRAVEPEAFRTNAEGQEVVQVGVFRDRQRADEVYNALVAASLPAKILGASAPAVASTPTLPPIPQGSVVVVIDPGHGGRDPGAVGIGGLQEKQINTAISNRVQQQLAAAGITVLMTRSSDVFVDLDARAQYANRAGASVFVSIHANAISMSRPEVNGLETYYFSSGERLARSIHASVLGNTDMRDRGVRTARFYVLRYTTMPSVLVETGFVTGSQDAARFRDPAAVNRIADGIARGILNYLGR, translated from the coding sequence TTGCCCACGCTTGACTCCAAGCCTACTCCTCACACCGCTGCACCAACTGCTATGGCCCTGCTGTCTCGACCGCTGAAAACGTTTTTGACCACTGCCGCTGTGGTGCTCACGGGGCTGGCTGCGGCCCCCATGGCCCGAGCCCAGCAGTTTGATCAGCAGCCCATTGACCCCAACCTGGCGGTGGCCATCGCCAGCCCAGTGCGCAACGGGGCTTTCTACAGCCTGATGATTTTGACCCAGGTGCCCAACCAGCGGCAGTGCTGGCAAGAGCAGGGACAAGCGGGCGGGCCGGTCACCGTCGACCCGCTGCTGCTGAACTTTGACTTTACCGGAGCCTGCGATCGCAGCACCGACGGCAACGGCTACTCGGTGCGCATCAACGGTCAAGACCTAAGGGTGCACTACCGCCTAGAGGTTTCGGCTCGGCAGAATGACCTGGTGTTGTTTGCTCGACCGACGCGCGATCGCTCCGCTCCGCCCATCGAGATTGGCCGCACCAACGGACGCACTGACGGATTTCTCAAAATCCAGCTCAACCCTGGCTGGCAGATGACCCGCCGCACCTACAACGGCCAGCCTGTCGGTCACATCTACCTCACCCACGACGCGCCGCTAGATGTGCGCCTAGCCGCCGGGGCCGCCCCACCCCTGAGCCAGACCCCCAATACGCCGCCCGCCGCCCGTCCCACCACGCCGCCGATGACATCGCCCCCGCCACCACCCAGCAGCACAGTGGCTACCGGCAACTATTTTCGCGTGGTGGTGCCGATTACTGGACCCAACACCCTGCAACAGGTGCGGGCTGTAGAGCCCGAAGCCTTTCGCACCAACGCCGAGGGCCAAGAGGTGGTGCAGGTGGGGGTGTTTCGCGATCGCCAGCGGGCCGACGAAGTCTACAACGCCCTAGTCGCCGCCAGCCTACCTGCCAAAATTCTTGGGGCCTCAGCCCCGGCGGTGGCCTCCACGCCCACCCTGCCACCGATTCCCCAGGGGTCGGTGGTGGTCGTCATTGACCCCGGCCACGGCGGGCGCGACCCCGGTGCCGTGGGCATCGGTGGCCTACAAGAAAAGCAGATCAACACCGCCATCTCTAACCGAGTGCAACAGCAGCTTGCCGCCGCCGGTATTACGGTGCTGATGACTCGCAGCAGCGATGTCTTTGTCGATCTAGACGCCCGCGCCCAGTATGCCAACCGGGCCGGAGCCAGCGTGTTCGTGAGTATCCACGCCAACGCCATCAGCATGAGCCGCCCTGAGGTCAACGGGCTAGAGACTTACTATTTCTCCAGCGGCGAACGACTGGCCCGCAGCATTCATGCCAGTGTTTTGGGGAATACGGATATGCGCGATCGCGGCGTCCGCACCGCCCGCTTCTACGTGCTGCGCTACACCACCATGCCCTCGGTGCTGGTCGAAACTGGGTTTGTCACCGGATCCCAAGATGCCGCCCGCTTCCGCGACCCTGCCGCAGTGAATCGGATTGCCGACGGCATCGCTCGAGGCATTTTGAATTATTTGGGCCGCTAA
- a CDS encoding cold shock domain-containing protein — translation MAPVPDRGQLKTWKDDRGFGFIKPDDGGKDVFLHISALPADCRRPQIGDTILYEKVTQADGKVRAAKASIQGVVLSPPQTTTPISTTLRPQTAKSIPTTPRPRTARRQSIQDIWLEAVVGVLGLTTVALFALPFVHRTLLSPVASILPLPTEPPSTTTPPSPVAQPSTKPSPSSTTQLSTKPSPSPTASPSTTTPPAPAAQPSTTTPLSPVDAVAEPACTVKGNISISSGNKLYHVPGMEDYEGTEIHLDKGERWFCTEAEAIAAGWRRAPR, via the coding sequence ATGGCACCTGTTCCTGACAGAGGACAACTAAAAACCTGGAAGGACGACAGAGGCTTCGGCTTTATCAAACCGGACGATGGTGGCAAGGACGTTTTCTTGCACATCAGCGCCCTACCGGCAGACTGCCGCCGTCCGCAGATCGGAGACACGATCCTATACGAGAAAGTGACCCAAGCTGACGGCAAGGTACGTGCTGCCAAAGCCTCTATTCAAGGCGTTGTACTCAGCCCACCGCAAACCACTACACCTATCTCAACAACGCTCCGCCCCCAGACAGCTAAATCCATTCCAACAACGCCCCGCCCTCGGACAGCTAGGCGTCAATCAATACAAGACATCTGGCTCGAAGCTGTGGTGGGTGTTTTAGGCCTCACTACTGTTGCCCTGTTCGCCTTACCGTTTGTGCATAGAACCCTCTTGTCGCCTGTTGCGAGTATTTTGCCCTTGCCCACTGAACCGCCCAGTACTACGACTCCGCCCTCACCCGTTGCGCAGCCCAGTACTAAGCCCTCGCCCTCATCCACTACGCAGCTCAGTACTAAGCCCTCGCCCTCACCTACCGCGTCACCCAGTACCACGACACCCCCGGCACCCGCTGCACAGCCCAGTACTACGACTCCGCTCTCGCCCGTTGACGCCGTTGCAGAACCCGCCTGCACGGTCAAAGGCAATATTTCGATTTCAAGCGGCAACAAGCTTTACCACGTTCCCGGCATGGAAGATTATGAGGGGACAGAGATCCATCTCGACAAGGGAGAACGGTGGTTTTGCACCGAGGCGGAGGCGATCGCTGCGGGCTGGCGTAGAGCCCCGCGATAG
- a CDS encoding LysE family transporter has protein sequence MTFFSAWLTVFAVSLVAVVTPGPDFALTLRNSLAYSRRAGIFTAIGVGAGNLVHATYSLIGIGAVISQSILLFNALKWVGAAYLIYLGVKSLHAKRVAIPLRGHCVNASEAIGQQRDIGRWAAFRIGFLGNLLNPKATLFFLALFTQIIQSATPIVAQAVFGATVAAVALIWFAVVAVVISQQIFKRHILAVAHWLERLTGAALIVLGVRLAVAEANE, from the coding sequence ATGACATTCTTCTCGGCTTGGTTAACGGTCTTTGCTGTCAGTTTAGTGGCAGTTGTCACCCCTGGCCCTGATTTTGCCCTGACGTTGCGCAACAGCCTGGCCTACTCTCGACGGGCAGGAATCTTTACCGCGATCGGTGTTGGAGCTGGGAACTTGGTTCATGCCACCTATTCCCTAATTGGCATTGGCGCTGTGATTTCACAATCTATTCTGCTGTTCAATGCCTTGAAATGGGTTGGCGCGGCTTATCTCATTTATCTTGGCGTCAAGTCTTTGCATGCCAAGAGAGTAGCGATTCCTCTTCGGGGACACTGCGTGAACGCATCAGAAGCCATTGGGCAACAGCGAGACATAGGGCGTTGGGCCGCGTTCCGCATCGGCTTCCTAGGAAATTTGCTGAATCCTAAAGCAACGCTCTTTTTTCTAGCGCTATTTACCCAAATTATCCAGTCTGCAACGCCGATCGTAGCGCAAGCAGTTTTTGGGGCAACCGTCGCGGCTGTCGCCCTGATTTGGTTTGCGGTGGTGGCCGTGGTGATTTCCCAACAGATTTTCAAGCGACACATTCTGGCTGTTGCCCATTGGCTAGAGCGTTTAACTGGGGCAGCGCTCATCGTATTGGGGGTGCGCTTGGCTGTAGCAGAGGCAAACGAATAG
- the rsmA gene encoding 16S rRNA (adenine(1518)-N(6)/adenine(1519)-N(6))-dimethyltransferase RsmA: MFSQPTRKRFGQHWLTDEKVLHRMLEAAAVTRLDTVLEIGPGTGALTRWLLPLANAVVAVEIDRDLVRKLNNQFAKHDNFRLVPSDILELDIAAVSRDKNFDFGLPNKVVANIPYYITGPILEKLLGTLAAPNPAPYDAIVLLVQKEVAERLYARPGRKAFGALSVRVQYLADCELVCPVPARAFQPPPQVDSAVVKLTPRPPVTPSDDLAGFDRLVKLGFGSKRKMLRNNLKGVVDRDELEAMMTTLAIEPTARAEDLSVEQWVALSNTILKHPR; this comes from the coding sequence ATGTTCTCTCAACCGACCCGCAAGCGCTTTGGCCAGCACTGGCTCACCGACGAGAAGGTGCTCCACCGCATGCTGGAGGCCGCTGCTGTTACTCGCCTAGACACCGTGCTCGAAATCGGCCCTGGCACTGGGGCGCTAACTCGCTGGCTGCTGCCTTTGGCCAACGCGGTAGTAGCGGTGGAAATCGATCGCGACTTGGTCCGCAAGCTCAATAATCAGTTCGCCAAGCACGATAACTTTCGCCTGGTGCCGAGCGATATTCTAGAGCTAGACATCGCTGCCGTCTCGCGGGACAAAAACTTTGACTTTGGTTTGCCCAACAAAGTTGTCGCCAACATTCCCTACTACATCACCGGGCCGATCTTAGAAAAGCTGCTGGGCACCCTGGCCGCGCCGAACCCGGCACCCTACGACGCGATCGTGCTGCTGGTGCAGAAGGAAGTGGCGGAACGGCTCTATGCTCGCCCCGGCCGCAAGGCTTTTGGGGCACTGTCGGTGCGAGTGCAGTACCTAGCAGATTGTGAACTGGTGTGTCCGGTTCCGGCCCGCGCTTTTCAACCGCCGCCCCAGGTGGACTCGGCGGTGGTGAAGCTTACCCCTCGCCCGCCTGTCACTCCGTCTGATGACCTAGCGGGGTTTGACCGACTGGTAAAGCTGGGGTTTGGCAGCAAGCGCAAAATGCTGCGCAACAACCTCAAGGGGGTGGTCGATCGCGACGAACTAGAAGCGATGATGACGACCCTAGCCATTGAGCCCACCGCCCGCGCAGAAGACCTCAGCGTTGAACAGTGGGTGGCGCTGAGTAATACAATCCTGAAGCACCCCCGCTGA
- the ispE gene encoding 4-(cytidine 5'-diphospho)-2-C-methyl-D-erythritol kinase has protein sequence MRLYTLLAAAKINLYLEIVGSRPDGFHELIMVMQSVSLCDRITVRSIGVDEIRVRCDHPLVPADETNLAYKAAALVMAQFPDAMAKLGGVEITIEKQIPVGAGLAGGSSNAAAVLVGLDLLWNLGLTRSELQDLGAELGSDVPFCVSGGTAIATGRGERLDALPGIDNLHLVIAKYESEFVSTPWAYKTYRAEYGDTYVTNTQGWQERQAQVRSGEMVRAVARRDAIALGQHLCNDFEKIVLDAHPKTAALKATMADLGGLGTLMSGSGPSVFTLTESEAQANELAAKLRSALPDSDLGIWTAQFVPSGVQVAS, from the coding sequence ATGCGCCTTTACACTCTGCTAGCCGCTGCCAAAATTAACCTCTATCTCGAAATTGTGGGCAGCCGCCCCGATGGCTTTCACGAGCTGATCATGGTGATGCAGAGCGTTAGTCTGTGCGATCGCATCACCGTTCGCAGCATTGGTGTCGATGAGATTCGGGTGCGCTGCGACCATCCCCTAGTGCCTGCGGATGAGACCAATTTGGCCTACAAGGCAGCGGCCCTGGTAATGGCGCAATTCCCGGACGCGATGGCTAAACTGGGCGGCGTCGAAATCACCATCGAGAAGCAGATCCCGGTGGGCGCCGGGCTGGCCGGCGGCTCGTCCAACGCGGCGGCGGTGCTAGTGGGGCTAGATCTCCTGTGGAACTTGGGCCTGACCCGAAGCGAGCTGCAAGATCTGGGGGCTGAGCTAGGGTCAGATGTACCCTTTTGCGTGTCGGGCGGGACGGCGATCGCCACAGGCCGGGGCGAACGGCTCGATGCACTCCCTGGCATCGACAACCTGCACCTGGTGATTGCCAAGTATGAGTCTGAGTTTGTCTCAACCCCTTGGGCCTACAAAACCTACCGGGCCGAGTATGGCGACACCTATGTAACCAATACCCAAGGCTGGCAAGAGCGGCAGGCCCAGGTGCGATCGGGTGAGATGGTGAGGGCAGTGGCCCGTCGAGATGCGATCGCCCTGGGCCAGCACCTCTGCAATGACTTTGAGAAAATCGTGCTAGATGCCCACCCCAAAACCGCCGCCCTCAAAGCCACCATGGCCGATCTCGGCGGGCTTGGAACCCTGATGTCGGGATCTGGCCCCTCAGTGTTTACCCTGACGGAGTCTGAAGCGCAGGCCAACGAGCTGGCGGCCAAGCTGCGCTCGGCGTTGCCAGACTCCGATCTAGGCATTTGGACGGCTCAGTTTGTGCCCAGTGGGGTGCAGGTAGCCAGCTAA
- the rseP gene encoding RIP metalloprotease RseP, translating to MSVLAAIAVIALLVAVHEAGHFTAARLQGIHVNRFAIGFGPILWKYQGAETEYSLRAIPLGGFVGFPDDDPESEIPTNDPDLLKNRPILDRAIVISAGVIANLVFAYLVFVAQFSAVGIPETFNPQPGILVPQVIAESSPAGQAGIRAGDILVAANGEPLASGEKSIPLFIQLIKDSPNQPVQLTVQRGARELDVSVTPVIGPDGTAVIGVQLQPNGDFGYRRPKNPIEVFGLAAQQFQDTLVRTVKGFVQLVTNFGEMASQVAGPVKIVEQGAGLAKNSAAMLFPFTAIISINLAIINILPLPALDGGQLAFLLIEALRGGKPLPDRIQENVMQTGLVLLLGLGVFLIVRDTTQLEIFQNLR from the coding sequence ATGTCGGTTTTAGCTGCGATCGCGGTCATCGCCCTACTGGTAGCCGTTCATGAAGCGGGGCACTTCACAGCCGCTCGACTACAGGGCATTCACGTCAACCGCTTTGCCATCGGCTTTGGCCCCATTCTTTGGAAGTACCAGGGAGCTGAGACTGAATACTCCCTGCGAGCCATTCCCCTGGGCGGCTTTGTCGGCTTTCCCGATGACGACCCTGAGAGCGAAATTCCCACCAACGACCCCGACCTGCTGAAAAATCGCCCGATTCTCGATCGCGCCATTGTAATCAGCGCTGGAGTAATCGCAAACCTGGTATTTGCCTACCTGGTGTTTGTGGCCCAGTTTAGCGCCGTGGGCATTCCCGAAACCTTCAACCCCCAGCCCGGCATTCTAGTGCCCCAGGTAATCGCTGAAAGCTCTCCCGCAGGTCAGGCAGGAATTCGCGCTGGAGATATTTTGGTAGCGGCCAATGGTGAACCTCTGGCCTCCGGCGAAAAGAGCATTCCCTTATTCATTCAGCTAATCAAAGATAGCCCCAACCAGCCTGTGCAGCTCACAGTACAGCGCGGTGCCCGCGAGCTAGATGTCTCGGTGACTCCCGTCATCGGCCCCGACGGCACGGCTGTAATCGGCGTGCAGCTTCAGCCCAATGGTGACTTTGGCTACCGCCGTCCCAAAAACCCTATTGAAGTATTTGGTCTGGCGGCGCAGCAGTTTCAAGACACTCTAGTGCGCACCGTGAAAGGCTTTGTGCAGCTAGTGACCAACTTTGGGGAAATGGCTAGCCAGGTGGCCGGGCCAGTCAAAATCGTTGAGCAGGGGGCTGGACTGGCTAAAAATAGCGCCGCCATGCTGTTCCCCTTCACCGCCATCATCAGCATCAACCTGGCAATCATCAACATTCTGCCCCTGCCGGCGTTAGACGGCGGTCAGCTAGCGTTTTTGCTCATCGAAGCCCTGCGCGGCGGTAAGCCCCTACCCGATCGCATTCAAGAGAACGTCATGCAGACTGGCCTCGTGCTGCTGCTAGGCCTGGGCGTGTTTCTCATTGTCCGCGACACCACCCAGCTCGAAATCTTCCAAAATCTTCGGTAA
- the nth gene encoding endonuclease III, whose product MPNQRRASKKQRSLEILLRLKRLYPEAPCSLDFANPLQLMIATMLAAQCTDERVNLVTPALFAAYADVYAFAEADIADLEQLVKSTGFYRNKAKNIRAACQRIITEYNGEVPPRMEDLVTLPGVARKTANVVLAHGFGINGGVTVDTHVKRITNLLGLTKHADPVKIERDLMKLLPQPDWENWSIRLVYHGRAVCNARNPKCSMCELADLCPSAKVVPVVGSIQVGPVQVSPIQEVVQS is encoded by the coding sequence ATGCCCAACCAGCGACGAGCTTCTAAAAAACAGCGATCGCTGGAGATTCTTCTCCGCCTGAAACGACTGTATCCCGAAGCCCCTTGCTCCCTAGATTTTGCCAATCCTTTGCAGCTGATGATTGCCACCATGCTGGCAGCTCAGTGCACCGACGAGCGGGTTAACCTGGTCACCCCGGCTCTGTTTGCCGCCTATGCCGATGTCTATGCCTTTGCCGAGGCCGATATCGCCGATTTGGAGCAGCTGGTAAAATCCACCGGCTTTTACCGCAACAAAGCCAAAAACATCCGCGCCGCCTGCCAACGGATCATCACCGAGTACAACGGTGAAGTTCCTCCCCGCATGGAAGATTTGGTCACCCTGCCGGGCGTGGCTCGCAAAACAGCCAACGTGGTGCTGGCCCACGGTTTCGGCATCAACGGCGGTGTGACCGTAGACACCCACGTTAAGCGCATCACTAATTTGCTAGGGCTGACCAAGCACGCTGACCCCGTCAAAATCGAGCGCGACCTGATGAAGCTGCTGCCCCAGCCCGACTGGGAAAACTGGTCGATTCGGTTGGTGTACCACGGGCGAGCGGTGTGCAATGCCCGCAACCCTAAATGCAGTATGTGTGAGCTGGCCGATCTCTGCCCCTCGGCAAAGGTGGTTCCGGTAGTTGGCTCTATTCAAGTTGGCCCTGTGCAAGTTAGCCCCATACAAGAGGTGGTTCAGTCCTAG
- a CDS encoding DMT family transporter, whose amino-acid sequence MLVGVPLMAVLLPPVYPAMWGDLRRLGSASYRRELHLALVGGVLMFSYLALLYVSVGRIAAGIALTLFFTYPVYTALLDWYWFNHRPSPSRWAILALILLGSVLTIPMTGAAIESWVGVVFGLASGVVYAFYTVAAQKAFETFHPVPFTGISFAVTLVLSAVSLLLWPVDLAGLLWPALWMGGLLSAIATLAGHVLNNLGIRVVGATAASMLGAANPALTAVLAWGILQEQLSMVQGLGVLLVTVSVGLLSLTKPS is encoded by the coding sequence ATGCTGGTCGGAGTCCCGCTGATGGCGGTGCTGCTGCCGCCGGTGTATCCAGCTATGTGGGGCGACTTGCGGCGTCTAGGCTCGGCGAGCTACCGCCGCGAGCTCCACCTGGCCCTAGTGGGCGGGGTGTTGATGTTTTCATACCTAGCGCTGCTTTACGTGTCGGTGGGGCGGATTGCGGCGGGCATTGCGCTAACGCTATTTTTTACGTACCCCGTCTATACGGCGCTGCTGGACTGGTACTGGTTTAACCACCGCCCTAGCCCTAGCCGCTGGGCCATTTTGGCGCTGATTTTGCTGGGCAGCGTCCTGACTATTCCCATGACCGGAGCGGCGATCGAGAGTTGGGTAGGCGTCGTCTTTGGTCTGGCCTCGGGGGTGGTGTACGCCTTTTACACCGTGGCCGCCCAAAAAGCGTTTGAAACCTTTCATCCGGTGCCGTTTACGGGGATTAGCTTTGCGGTGACGTTGGTGTTATCAGCAGTCAGCCTACTGCTGTGGCCGGTGGATTTGGCGGGTCTGCTGTGGCCCGCGCTGTGGATGGGAGGCTTGCTATCGGCGATCGCCACCCTCGCTGGTCATGTGCTAAACAACCTCGGCATTCGCGTCGTCGGGGCCACCGCCGCCTCAATGCTTGGGGCCGCTAACCCAGCCCTCACCGCCGTCCTCGCATGGGGCATCCTGCAAGAGCAGCTTTCTATGGTGCAGGGGTTAGGGGTGCTGCTGGTCACTGTCAGCGTGGGTCTGCTCAGCTTGACCAAACCTTCGTAA
- a CDS encoding TIGR02588 family protein, with protein MDLPTPPDNSPSPNAPRSFTQRSAAEWVTFIAASLILLGLVGLIFFDWQTNQNRPPAFSVAVSEAVRVTDGRYYVPFAITNTGGRIARMVQVTAELHITGVDDETGEQQIDFLSGHETKAGNFVFTHNPQGGDLMVRVASYRLP; from the coding sequence ATGGATTTGCCCACCCCCCCCGACAACTCACCCTCTCCCAATGCGCCCAGGAGCTTTACCCAACGGTCTGCGGCTGAGTGGGTGACGTTTATAGCGGCTTCCCTCATTTTGCTGGGGCTGGTGGGGCTCATTTTCTTTGACTGGCAGACTAACCAAAATCGCCCGCCCGCCTTTTCGGTAGCGGTGTCGGAGGCGGTGCGGGTCACCGATGGCCGTTACTACGTGCCCTTTGCCATTACTAACACCGGCGGCCGCATTGCCCGCATGGTGCAGGTGACCGCCGAGCTACATATCACAGGGGTTGACGACGAAACCGGTGAGCAGCAGATCGACTTTCTCTCAGGTCACGAAACCAAGGCGGGCAATTTTGTCTTCACCCACAATCCCCAGGGGGGGGATTTGATGGTGCGGGTGGCTAGCTATCGGCTACCGTAG
- a CDS encoding TIGR02587 family membrane protein — protein MVESVDDATPQPSANIWLIELQAILQGAVGGFLFGIPLLYTVEVWVIGAATGPHWLLTVLATTLVGVGLLTQVEGFRQTLHLHPLEALFESIEAVAIGVVCAALALVLLRRITLDIPLSEVLGKVVFETVPFALGVALARSTLQGKQRRDSGTDRVRRTTAPISRRLASPTVANLRDALVDFDAALIGAVLIAFSIAPTEEVPLLAASLPPLWLLLIMGASLGLSYAIVFASGFTDRAERRQRGLLFSPVTETLVAYLVALLASMLMLVLFQQLNPSDPWSEWLSNTLVLGLPASIGGAAGRILI, from the coding sequence ATGGTCGAGTCCGTAGACGACGCAACGCCTCAGCCCTCTGCCAACATTTGGCTCATAGAATTACAGGCCATTCTCCAGGGGGCAGTAGGGGGCTTTCTGTTCGGCATTCCGCTGCTGTACACGGTGGAGGTATGGGTGATCGGTGCCGCCACGGGTCCCCACTGGCTGCTGACGGTGCTCGCCACCACCCTAGTCGGCGTGGGGCTGCTCACCCAGGTCGAAGGGTTTCGCCAGACCCTCCACCTGCACCCCCTCGAAGCCTTGTTCGAAAGCATTGAGGCTGTTGCCATTGGGGTTGTCTGTGCGGCCCTGGCCCTGGTACTGCTGCGCCGCATCACCCTCGACATTCCCCTATCGGAAGTTTTGGGAAAGGTGGTGTTTGAGACCGTGCCCTTTGCGCTGGGGGTGGCCTTGGCACGCTCAACCTTGCAGGGCAAGCAAAGGCGCGATTCTGGCACAGACCGCGTGCGCCGCACGACTGCCCCCATCTCGCGCCGACTGGCCTCCCCTACCGTAGCCAACCTGCGCGATGCCCTGGTCGATTTCGACGCCGCCCTGATTGGCGCTGTGCTGATTGCCTTTAGCATTGCCCCCACCGAAGAGGTGCCGCTACTGGCCGCATCCCTACCCCCCTTGTGGCTGCTGCTGATCATGGGCGCGTCACTGGGTCTCTCCTACGCCATTGTGTTTGCCTCGGGCTTTACCGATCGCGCCGAGCGGCGGCAGCGGGGCCTGCTGTTTAGCCCCGTTACCGAAACCTTGGTGGCCTACCTCGTGGCCCTACTGGCATCGATGCTCATGCTGGTGCTGTTTCAGCAGCTCAACCCCAGTGACCCCTGGTCAGAATGGTTGAGCAATACCCTTGTTTTGGGCCTGCCCGCCTCCATTGGCGGAGCCGCAGGGCGTATCCTTATCTAA